One window of uncultured Trichococcus sp. genomic DNA carries:
- a CDS encoding carbohydrate ABC transporter permease: MQTKINKTTALIHIVLIIGSLLMVVPFLWMVLTSGKTISESTQIPPQIFPEVFQIENYKAVWNSLPFVSFYINTGLMIVFRVLTSTLFSAMAAFAVAKLDFPGKNLFFGIVLTQMMIPSQIYLTPQYLLVQNLGLLNSIPALVIPGIVSAFGTFLLRQFFIKLPDELMEAATIDGATTWQVFYRIYMPLARSGLVALGIFTSLFAFKDLMWPLVVNMSQDKMTLSAGLASLQGQFTTNYPQLMAGSVIAIIPMIILYIIFQKQFIEGIATTGGK; encoded by the coding sequence ATGCAGACAAAAATAAATAAAACAACAGCACTGATCCACATCGTGCTGATCATCGGGTCTTTGCTGATGGTCGTGCCGTTCTTATGGATGGTCCTGACCTCAGGCAAAACGATCAGCGAATCCACACAGATCCCGCCGCAAATTTTCCCGGAAGTGTTCCAGATCGAGAACTACAAAGCGGTATGGAATTCCTTGCCGTTCGTCAGTTTTTACATCAACACCGGTTTGATGATCGTCTTCAGGGTGTTGACTTCGACGCTCTTCAGCGCCATGGCTGCCTTTGCGGTTGCGAAACTGGATTTTCCCGGAAAGAACCTGTTTTTCGGCATCGTCCTGACGCAGATGATGATCCCTTCGCAGATCTACCTGACGCCGCAATATTTGTTGGTCCAGAATCTGGGTCTTTTGAACTCAATCCCGGCTTTGGTCATCCCGGGCATCGTCTCCGCTTTCGGGACCTTCCTATTGCGCCAATTTTTCATAAAACTGCCTGACGAACTGATGGAAGCCGCCACAATCGATGGCGCGACGACCTGGCAAGTATTCTACCGCATCTATATGCCGTTGGCGCGTTCTGGCTTGGTGGCCTTGGGGATCTTCACGTCGCTCTTTGCCTTCAAGGATTTGATGTGGCCGTTGGTCGTCAACATGTCCCAGGATAAAATGACGCTGTCGGCCGGTTTGGCCAGCCTGCAAGGGCAATTCACGACCAATTACCCGCAGCTGATGGCCGGTTCGGTCATCGCGATCATCCCGATGATCATCCTTTACATCATATTCCAGAAACAATTCATCGAAGGCATCGCCACAACCGGCGGGAAGTAA
- a CDS encoding alpha-galactosidase, whose product MTVTITFDETKKYFHLQNEAVSYVIGLEEEKYVSHQYWGKRINSFSQVADYPRQDNAFAPNPFEVPGRVFSLATLPQEFPGNGSGDFRESAFECQYPDQTTVSLLTYKSHEIVTGKQPLQGLPQTYETKEEPAETLLLTMEDTVTKVEVVLSYTLFRDYPVLTRSASFRNNGAEAIHLNKALSMSIDFPDADFDMIQLPGAWGRERQIVRTPLVRGIHTLDSKRGTTSHAYQPFVALAEKTATEDQGAVYGFHFVYSGEFRANVEVDTYAQTRVQMGINPTHFQWHLPVGEAFQTPEVVLVYSENGLNGLSQTLHPFYQKHLIRGQHQFAERPVLINNWEGTYFDFTAEKIEAMADEASTLGIELFVLDDGWFGKRDDDYSSLGDWHIHTAKLPAGLKQLAENIKAKGMLFGLWFEPEMISEDSELYRAHPDWCIHTPGREKSLSRSQYVIDFSRKEVRDNILAQMMEVLDDVPVDYIKWDYNRNMTEIGTAAPGTLPGEVLHKYMLGLYEVMEALVTKYPHILFESCSGGGGRFDPGILYYMPQTWTSDNTDAVARLEIQYGTSLIMPISSMGSHVSAVPNHQVHRMTSMKMRGDVAMAGNLGYELDVTTLSEAEKQEMKEQISFYKEHRKLIQYGTFHRILSPFETQNEAAWIFVSPEQDEALYFYYRVLDRANLKKKKVLFKGLDPAKFYTVSGYEGAIGGDELMNRGLYLKDALQGDYQSVCLVLKETQSV is encoded by the coding sequence ATGACTGTGACGATAACATTTGATGAAACAAAAAAATATTTTCATTTACAGAACGAAGCCGTGAGCTATGTGATCGGACTGGAAGAAGAAAAATATGTGTCCCATCAGTACTGGGGGAAACGGATCAACAGCTTTTCGCAAGTGGCGGATTATCCGCGTCAAGACAATGCTTTTGCGCCCAATCCGTTCGAGGTGCCTGGCCGTGTGTTTTCGCTGGCAACTTTGCCACAGGAATTTCCGGGTAACGGCAGCGGCGATTTCCGCGAATCAGCATTCGAGTGCCAGTATCCGGATCAAACAACTGTCAGCCTGCTGACCTACAAGAGCCATGAAATCGTGACAGGCAAACAGCCGCTGCAAGGGTTGCCGCAGACTTATGAGACAAAGGAAGAACCGGCGGAAACCTTGCTGCTGACGATGGAAGATACCGTCACAAAAGTTGAAGTCGTTTTGAGCTACACCTTGTTCCGGGACTATCCGGTGCTGACGCGTTCGGCCAGCTTCCGCAACAACGGAGCCGAAGCTATCCACCTGAACAAAGCTTTGAGCATGTCCATCGATTTCCCGGATGCTGATTTTGACATGATCCAATTGCCGGGTGCCTGGGGAAGGGAACGCCAAATCGTGCGCACGCCGCTTGTCCGCGGCATCCACACGCTCGACAGCAAACGCGGGACCACGAGCCATGCCTATCAGCCGTTCGTGGCTTTGGCCGAGAAAACGGCGACCGAAGATCAGGGAGCGGTCTACGGTTTCCATTTCGTCTACAGCGGCGAATTCCGGGCCAATGTCGAAGTCGATACTTACGCGCAGACACGCGTCCAGATGGGCATCAATCCAACCCACTTCCAATGGCATTTGCCCGTTGGAGAGGCGTTCCAGACACCGGAAGTTGTATTGGTATACAGCGAAAACGGGTTGAATGGCCTGTCCCAGACGCTGCATCCGTTCTACCAGAAACATCTGATCCGCGGCCAGCATCAGTTTGCGGAGCGCCCGGTTCTGATCAATAACTGGGAAGGTACCTACTTCGATTTCACAGCCGAAAAAATCGAGGCGATGGCTGATGAAGCGTCCACTTTGGGGATTGAACTATTCGTGCTGGACGATGGTTGGTTCGGCAAGCGGGACGACGATTATTCCTCGTTGGGCGATTGGCACATTCACACGGCCAAATTACCGGCTGGGTTGAAGCAACTCGCAGAGAACATCAAGGCGAAGGGCATGTTGTTCGGTTTGTGGTTCGAACCGGAAATGATTTCCGAAGACAGCGAGCTTTATCGCGCCCATCCGGACTGGTGCATCCATACGCCCGGCCGGGAAAAGTCACTCAGCCGTAGCCAGTATGTGATTGATTTCAGCCGCAAAGAAGTGCGCGACAATATTCTGGCGCAGATGATGGAAGTTTTGGATGACGTACCGGTCGACTACATCAAATGGGACTACAACCGCAATATGACCGAAATCGGAACTGCCGCCCCAGGGACGTTGCCGGGGGAAGTACTGCACAAATACATGCTGGGTCTTTATGAAGTGATGGAGGCACTGGTGACGAAATATCCGCATATCCTCTTTGAAAGCTGCTCAGGCGGCGGCGGACGCTTCGATCCGGGTATCCTCTACTACATGCCGCAGACTTGGACCAGCGACAACACCGATGCGGTGGCGCGTCTGGAGATCCAATACGGCACCAGCCTGATCATGCCGATTTCGAGCATGGGTTCGCACGTATCGGCTGTTCCGAATCATCAAGTGCACCGCATGACTTCGATGAAGATGCGCGGAGATGTGGCGATGGCCGGCAATCTGGGCTACGAACTGGACGTCACGACGCTTTCCGAAGCCGAGAAACAGGAGATGAAGGAGCAGATCAGCTTCTACAAGGAACACCGCAAACTGATTCAGTACGGTACTTTCCATCGCATCCTCAGTCCTTTCGAAACGCAGAACGAGGCCGCTTGGATTTTTGTGAGTCCCGAGCAGGACGAAGCGCTCTATTTCTACTACCGGGTTCTCGACCGGGCCAACCTGAAGAAGAAAAAAGTGCTGTTCAAAGGCTTGGATCCCGCTAAATTCTACACCGTCAGCGGGTATGAAGGAGCAATCGGCGGGGATGAACTGATGAACCGCGGACTTTACCTGAAGGATGCCCTGCAAGGGGATTATCAGAGCGTCTGTCTGGTGCTGAAGGAAACACAATCTGTTTAA
- a CDS encoding AraC family transcriptional regulator, which produces MKMDEDFFKEEIYYKDLYYTTKGKEQCAPNHSFGPTVREYFLIHIIMKGKGYFEIGNSRFNLKEGQFFIIYPNVMTYYQADEEDPWEYYWIGMRGEHLEALLTAIGFQVSHPVGNVKNFGQVKAMLQEIMAANPFDTLSRLRLQGQLYLFLSMLAHDLDGTEIKQIEKINKGVEYTKRAIEIIKDRYQDSEFLIGDISRELSLNDSYLTAVFHKTTNRTPHEYLIDFRIQKSREYLETTDLSIAEIAEKVGYQNPLSFTRIFKSKMQLSPRAYVKKVKTK; this is translated from the coding sequence ATGAAAATGGATGAGGATTTTTTCAAGGAAGAAATCTATTATAAGGACCTTTACTACACAACCAAAGGCAAGGAGCAGTGCGCTCCCAACCACAGTTTCGGGCCGACTGTCCGGGAATATTTTTTGATCCATATCATCATGAAGGGAAAGGGCTACTTCGAGATCGGCAACAGCCGCTTCAACCTGAAGGAAGGCCAATTTTTCATCATCTATCCGAACGTGATGACCTATTACCAAGCGGATGAGGAGGATCCTTGGGAATATTACTGGATCGGCATGAGGGGGGAGCACCTGGAAGCGTTGCTGACGGCCATCGGTTTCCAGGTTTCGCATCCGGTAGGGAACGTGAAGAACTTCGGGCAGGTAAAGGCGATGCTGCAGGAAATCATGGCGGCTAATCCGTTCGACACTTTGTCCCGGCTGCGTCTGCAAGGGCAATTGTACCTCTTTTTGAGTATGCTGGCACATGACCTGGATGGCACTGAAATCAAACAGATCGAGAAAATCAATAAAGGCGTCGAGTACACGAAAAGGGCGATCGAAATCATCAAAGACAGGTATCAGGACAGCGAATTTCTGATCGGCGACATCAGTAGGGAATTGTCACTGAACGACTCCTATTTGACCGCCGTTTTCCATAAAACGACAAACCGGACACCGCATGAGTATCTGATCGATTTCCGCATCCAGAAAAGCCGGGAATACTTGGAAACGACGGACCTCAGCATCGCTGAAATCGCCGAAAAGGTCGGCTATCAGAACCCCTTGAGTTTCACGCGCATCTTCAAGAGCAAGATGCAGCTGTCCCCAAGGGCATACGTCAAGAAAGTAAAAACAAAATAA
- a CDS encoding ABC transporter ATP-binding protein, which yields MIEIKNLEKRYGKRAILEDVSFTIKKNEVTCLTGMNGTGKTTLMNCIMDLVPRNNGSVTIDGEDIQQQLYEKISYIPDSLTMPRWMTIAESMQFMATYYPNWNTAKADELLSFFRLEADLQLKNLSKGNSAKVNFLLGLSLDADYYLMDEPFSGIDVFAREDILEVFTSKFVTDKGVLIATHHMDEVEMLLDRIVMLRSGRVAKDFYAEDIRKSEGKAIIDVMREVYQP from the coding sequence ATGATTGAAATCAAGAACTTGGAAAAAAGATATGGAAAACGAGCGATTTTGGAAGATGTCAGCTTCACCATCAAAAAAAACGAAGTGACTTGCCTGACGGGAATGAATGGTACAGGAAAAACCACCCTCATGAATTGCATCATGGACCTCGTTCCGCGCAATAACGGTTCGGTCACGATCGATGGGGAGGACATCCAGCAGCAACTGTACGAAAAAATTTCCTATATCCCTGACTCGCTGACGATGCCCCGTTGGATGACGATCGCTGAATCGATGCAGTTCATGGCTACCTACTACCCGAATTGGAATACAGCCAAAGCGGATGAATTGCTTTCGTTCTTCCGTCTGGAAGCGGATCTGCAGCTGAAAAATCTATCCAAAGGGAACAGCGCAAAGGTGAATTTCTTGCTGGGGCTTTCCCTGGACGCGGATTACTATTTGATGGATGAACCTTTTTCCGGTATCGATGTCTTTGCCCGGGAAGATATCCTGGAGGTCTTCACGAGCAAATTCGTGACGGACAAGGGCGTCCTCATCGCCACCCACCATATGGACGAAGTCGAGATGCTGCTGGATCGGATCGTCATGCTGCGCAGCGGCCGCGTCGCCAAAGATTTTTACGCAGAAGACATCCGGAAAAGCGAAGGAAAAGCAATCATTGATGTGATGCGGGAGGTGTATCAACCATGA
- the gtfA gene encoding sucrose phosphorylase has translation MKIKNEAMLITYPDSLGNNLQDLERVLDTHLKGIVGGVHILPFFPSSGDRGFSPMDYTKVDERFGGWEDIKRISEKYYMMYEFMLNHISAQSPYYLDFLEKKEESPYKDYFIRYNDYWPENRPTEADIDLIYKRKPKAPFVDAQFKDGTTEKVWCTFSEEQIDLNVKTEATRRFIKDTLSFLADKGASIIRLDAFAYAIKELDTNCFFVEPEIWEMLEYAVEILKSYDVTVLPEIHEHYTIQQKIAEKGYPVYDFALPMLVLHALYSGKAEKLLHWLEICPRNQFTTLDTHDGIGVVDVKDLLTQEEVDFAVEALYEKGANLKRIYSSEAYNNLDIYQINCTYYSALGNNDAAYLLARAIQCFTPGIPQIYYVGLLAGENDLELLENSKEGRNINRHYYSLDEIGQEIERPVVKDLFRLLTFRNTAKAFDGDLKITQQDEGAFTLTWATAEESASLTVDLPTNKFSILHRTAAGEEQIF, from the coding sequence ATGAAAATAAAAAACGAAGCAATGCTGATCACCTATCCGGACAGTCTGGGCAATAACCTGCAAGATCTGGAACGTGTGCTGGACACCCATCTGAAAGGAATTGTCGGCGGCGTGCATATCCTGCCGTTCTTCCCATCATCGGGAGACCGCGGCTTTTCGCCGATGGACTACACCAAAGTCGACGAACGGTTCGGCGGCTGGGAGGATATCAAGCGTATCAGCGAAAAGTACTACATGATGTATGAATTCATGCTCAATCATATTTCCGCACAATCGCCCTATTATTTGGACTTTCTGGAGAAAAAAGAGGAGTCTCCCTACAAGGACTATTTTATTCGCTACAACGACTATTGGCCGGAGAATCGACCGACTGAAGCGGACATCGATCTGATCTACAAACGCAAACCCAAAGCGCCTTTCGTGGACGCCCAGTTCAAGGATGGCACGACTGAGAAGGTCTGGTGCACGTTCTCGGAAGAACAGATCGATCTGAACGTGAAGACCGAAGCGACGCGCCGGTTCATCAAGGATACCCTGAGTTTTCTGGCGGATAAAGGGGCTTCGATCATTCGTCTGGACGCATTCGCCTATGCCATCAAGGAATTGGATACGAACTGCTTCTTCGTGGAACCGGAAATTTGGGAAATGCTGGAATACGCAGTGGAAATCCTGAAGTCTTATGATGTGACGGTCCTTCCCGAAATCCATGAGCACTACACGATCCAGCAAAAAATCGCAGAAAAAGGCTATCCAGTCTATGATTTCGCTTTGCCGATGCTGGTGCTGCATGCCCTTTACAGTGGGAAAGCAGAGAAGCTGTTGCACTGGCTGGAAATCTGCCCGCGCAACCAGTTCACGACCTTGGACACGCATGACGGCATCGGTGTCGTCGATGTGAAGGATCTGCTTACCCAGGAAGAAGTGGACTTCGCAGTCGAAGCCCTTTACGAAAAGGGCGCCAACCTGAAGCGGATCTACAGCTCGGAAGCCTACAACAACCTGGACATCTATCAGATCAACTGCACGTACTATTCGGCTTTGGGCAACAATGATGCCGCCTATCTGTTGGCGCGGGCGATCCAGTGCTTCACACCGGGCATTCCGCAGATCTATTACGTCGGCTTGCTGGCTGGCGAAAACGATCTGGAGTTGCTCGAGAACAGCAAGGAAGGCCGCAACATCAACCGGCATTACTATAGCTTGGACGAAATCGGGCAAGAAATCGAACGTCCGGTCGTGAAGGACCTCTTCCGTCTGCTGACGTTCCGCAATACGGCGAAAGCGTTCGATGGAGACCTTAAAATAACCCAACAAGACGAAGGGGCCTTCACTTTGACGTGGGCCACTGCCGAAGAATCGGCCAGTCTGACGGTCGACCTGCCTACGAACAAATTCTCGATCCTGCACCGGACTGCGGCAGGAGAAGAACAAATATTTTAG
- a CDS encoding sugar ABC transporter permease produces MTLWGWFFIAPTLIGLLILNVIPLFQSLYMSFQSVSTFGTSTFVGMDNYLHMLEDPEFWQSLKNTFFYAAIQVPITIILSLFFAVLMNTKIKAVGLYRTIFFLPMIAAPAAVAMVWRWLFNSEYGLLNAVLDKLGYTGNILWITDPEVAIWSIIIVGIWTNVGYNMILLLAGLKEIPKEYYEAAVVDGAGPLKQFFSITLPLLSPQLFFVSVTSVIGALQVFDIIFMMFDRTNLALKSTQSLVYMFFNESFVLNDKGYGSAVAISLVLIIMAITGIQLLAQKKWVTYD; encoded by the coding sequence ATGACGCTGTGGGGCTGGTTTTTCATCGCTCCGACCTTGATCGGGCTTTTGATCCTGAACGTCATTCCGTTGTTCCAGTCGCTGTACATGAGTTTCCAGAGCGTGAGTACTTTCGGCACTTCGACCTTTGTCGGGATGGACAACTACCTGCACATGCTGGAGGATCCTGAATTCTGGCAATCATTGAAGAATACCTTCTTCTACGCCGCCATCCAAGTGCCCATCACGATCATCCTGTCGCTGTTCTTTGCGGTATTGATGAACACGAAGATAAAAGCGGTCGGACTGTACCGGACCATCTTCTTCCTGCCGATGATCGCCGCTCCGGCTGCCGTGGCGATGGTGTGGCGCTGGCTGTTCAACTCGGAATACGGCTTGCTGAATGCAGTACTGGATAAACTCGGTTATACCGGAAATATCTTATGGATCACCGATCCGGAAGTGGCGATCTGGTCGATCATTATTGTCGGAATCTGGACGAATGTCGGCTATAACATGATCCTGCTGCTGGCGGGTCTTAAGGAAATACCCAAAGAATATTATGAAGCGGCTGTCGTTGACGGCGCCGGACCATTGAAACAATTTTTCTCGATCACGCTGCCTTTGCTTTCGCCGCAACTGTTCTTCGTTTCGGTGACGAGCGTCATCGGTGCGCTGCAAGTGTTCGATATCATCTTCATGATGTTCGACCGCACGAACTTGGCGCTGAAGAGCACGCAATCATTGGTGTACATGTTCTTCAATGAATCGTTCGTGCTCAACGATAAAGGCTACGGTTCGGCTGTCGCCATCTCGTTGGTGCTGATCATCATGGCGATCACCGGCATCCAGCTGTTGGCGCAGAAAAAATGGGTCACCTACGATTAG
- a CDS encoding transposase, giving the protein MELNLTIKAKLKLSNPKDALAFQEVCEQYRQACNYVSDYVFNHDFELNSVKLNKDLYHDVRQRFHLKSQLTQSTFRTVTSRYKAVQTQLRRNPNKYDSGKKDGDRKPVYIQVDKDLNWLWYPIHFSQPQADLVRNRDWSIVDNGKTFSINTLKGRVKCGFSLKGFEEYLDGTWAFGLAKLVKSGKHWFLHISVKKEVAEMELTDIKHVVGIDRGLRQLVTTYDEKDKTTFYNGNAVLKKRGHYKELRRSLQARNTRNSKRRIRKMESRENRWMADVNHCLSKTLVFLYGSDTVFVLEDLIGVRFATEQVAKSQRYEQVSWAFFQFGQMLTYKANKVGSMVVEVSAAYTSQRCPKCGTIKKSNRDKHHHEYHCPCGYRSNDDRVGAMNIQQLGTQYVNGVAHPKFEKQKANS; this is encoded by the coding sequence GTGGAACTAAATCTGACAATCAAAGCAAAGTTGAAGCTCTCGAACCCCAAAGACGCATTGGCGTTTCAAGAAGTTTGCGAACAGTACAGACAGGCATGCAATTACGTATCTGATTATGTTTTTAACCATGATTTCGAGTTAAATTCCGTCAAATTAAACAAAGATTTGTACCATGATGTTCGCCAGCGGTTTCATTTGAAATCCCAATTGACCCAATCAACCTTTCGGACCGTTACATCCCGATACAAAGCCGTCCAAACACAACTCCGTCGCAATCCCAACAAGTATGACAGCGGCAAAAAGGATGGGGACAGAAAGCCAGTGTACATTCAAGTTGATAAGGACCTGAATTGGCTCTGGTACCCTATCCATTTTTCTCAACCACAAGCCGATTTGGTGCGCAATCGCGATTGGAGCATTGTCGATAACGGTAAAACTTTCTCAATCAATACGCTGAAGGGGCGCGTGAAGTGCGGTTTTTCCCTCAAGGGTTTTGAAGAGTATCTTGACGGTACCTGGGCGTTTGGTTTGGCGAAATTGGTCAAGTCAGGCAAGCATTGGTTCTTGCATATTTCGGTAAAAAAAGAAGTCGCCGAAATGGAATTGACAGACATCAAACACGTTGTCGGAATCGACAGAGGGTTGCGTCAATTAGTGACAACCTATGACGAAAAAGACAAAACCACTTTCTACAACGGAAATGCAGTCTTGAAAAAGCGCGGGCACTACAAAGAACTGCGCCGTAGTTTGCAGGCACGCAATACCAGGAACTCCAAACGTCGTATCCGGAAAATGGAAAGTCGAGAAAACCGCTGGATGGCAGATGTGAATCACTGCCTGTCTAAGACACTCGTCTTCCTATATGGTTCCGATACGGTATTTGTGTTGGAAGATTTGATTGGCGTGCGTTTCGCAACGGAACAAGTTGCGAAATCACAACGCTATGAGCAAGTGTCGTGGGCGTTCTTTCAATTTGGGCAAATGCTCACTTACAAAGCCAACAAAGTTGGCTCTATGGTGGTTGAAGTAAGTGCCGCGTACACAAGTCAGCGTTGTCCCAAGTGTGGCACAATCAAAAAATCCAATCGGGATAAGCACCATCACGAATATCACTGCCCATGCGGGTATCGTTCAAACGATGACCGTGTTGGCGCAATGAATATCCAACAACTTGGGACACAATACGTAAATGGTGTAGCGCATCCCAAATTTGAGAAACAAAAAGCAAATTCCTAG
- a CDS encoding sugar ABC transporter substrate-binding protein: protein MLKNWKKVSLATVLLSGLVLGACGNGSDGEGGSGDVTITYSIWDKIQQPGMEAIAEAFEAENPGIDVKVEVTPWDQYWTKLEAGAKGDSMPDVFWMHSNEIAKYATGGVLMDLSETYANSEVTSLDHFPEELVELYSADDALYGIPKDYDTIALWYNKTLFDAAGVAYPDETWTWDTMLAAAQTLNDPDNGVYGILAPLNRQEGYHNFIFQNGGYVLSDDKTESGFRLDETIEAVQWYADLSVKHGVSPTQSQFAENTNLSFFQSGRGAMGFFGSWMTGEMANNEYTAANADVAPLPQGKQAATLFNGLANSVAASTENEEAALKFVEFLGTEEAMRLQGENGAAIPAYIGTEESFVNAYSQFNIQVYVDQMENAYIKPYSKETARWEDIENTALMSVFDGKGSVADVAAEIVAGVEEVLANEK, encoded by the coding sequence ATGTTAAAGAATTGGAAGAAAGTATCATTGGCTACAGTATTGTTATCAGGACTTGTTTTAGGTGCATGCGGAAACGGTTCCGATGGGGAAGGCGGTTCCGGTGATGTGACCATCACTTACAGCATCTGGGATAAAATCCAACAACCGGGAATGGAAGCGATCGCAGAAGCATTCGAAGCGGAGAACCCAGGGATCGATGTAAAAGTGGAAGTGACGCCTTGGGATCAATACTGGACCAAACTGGAAGCGGGCGCAAAAGGCGACAGCATGCCGGATGTATTCTGGATGCACTCCAACGAAATCGCGAAATACGCAACAGGCGGCGTCCTGATGGATTTGTCGGAAACCTACGCAAACAGCGAAGTGACTTCCTTGGATCATTTCCCGGAAGAACTGGTCGAACTGTACTCTGCTGATGATGCGCTCTACGGCATCCCGAAAGACTATGACACGATTGCGCTATGGTACAACAAAACGTTGTTTGATGCGGCAGGCGTTGCCTATCCGGATGAAACCTGGACTTGGGACACGATGCTGGCAGCCGCTCAAACGCTGAACGATCCCGACAACGGCGTCTACGGCATCCTGGCTCCTTTGAACAGACAGGAAGGCTACCACAACTTCATCTTCCAGAACGGCGGCTACGTATTGTCCGATGACAAGACCGAATCCGGTTTCCGTTTGGACGAAACAATCGAAGCCGTGCAATGGTATGCGGATCTGAGCGTGAAACATGGCGTGTCGCCGACCCAAAGCCAATTTGCTGAGAACACAAACTTGTCCTTCTTCCAATCAGGTCGCGGCGCGATGGGATTCTTCGGATCTTGGATGACAGGCGAAATGGCGAATAACGAATATACGGCTGCCAATGCTGATGTCGCGCCATTACCGCAAGGCAAGCAAGCGGCAACGCTGTTCAATGGATTGGCGAACTCCGTTGCAGCTTCAACCGAAAACGAAGAAGCGGCTTTGAAATTCGTCGAATTCTTGGGAACAGAGGAAGCCATGCGTCTGCAAGGCGAGAACGGCGCGGCAATCCCGGCTTATATAGGAACTGAAGAATCATTCGTGAATGCCTACAGCCAATTCAATATCCAGGTCTATGTGGATCAAATGGAAAATGCGTACATCAAGCCTTACTCCAAAGAGACAGCACGTTGGGAAGATATCGAAAATACTGCTTTGATGTCGGTATTTGACGGCAAGGGTTCCGTCGCAGATGTTGCTGCAGAAATCGTAGCCGGTGTTGAAGAAGTTTTGGCGAACGAAAAATAA
- a CDS encoding GntR family transcriptional regulator → MIFDKRSPVYEQIIEMYKQKIVSGDFQPGQEIPSRRELATQLKVNPNTVQRAYKEMEGLGLIYTDGNSLSKITDNRSKIQTLRQETLEDALQAFIETVRTIGLEDEAVLHLIKTRLKEVHPND, encoded by the coding sequence GTGATTTTTGATAAAAGAAGTCCGGTCTATGAACAGATTATCGAAATGTACAAACAAAAAATCGTCAGCGGCGATTTTCAGCCGGGTCAGGAAATACCCTCGCGCCGGGAACTCGCCACACAATTGAAAGTAAATCCGAACACCGTACAGCGTGCCTATAAGGAAATGGAGGGGCTTGGTTTGATCTATACAGATGGAAATTCTCTCAGCAAAATAACGGACAATCGATCGAAGATCCAGACATTAAGGCAAGAAACACTGGAAGATGCCTTGCAGGCGTTCATCGAAACGGTTCGGACAATCGGATTGGAAGATGAGGCGGTCCTGCATTTGATCAAAACGCGCTTGAAGGAGGTGCACCCCAATGATTGA
- a CDS encoding DUF6612 family protein, with the protein MKKIILSALLLPLFLLSACATALPGEEVLQNLVNRSADLESYHQFVALTTTTAKEDLNGATTVNEQYTTADATLFPEEKTGYGKRIDKNSTYPATKSEYYVTPEVGYVRTDDADWTAYATPDVPLASLQVYPLETFIELSQIIEAYGTLELDGDEYLLSFSGSDDALNKELNYLFQTLPTEQTDYEIAIHLDAESFYLTDFHYRSTVTHADQKSIVTTELTGEFDLYDQAKKLKTVPAFDSTDTIAETADSSF; encoded by the coding sequence TTGAAAAAAATCATCCTTTCCGCGTTGCTCCTTCCGCTCTTCCTGCTTTCCGCCTGCGCGACCGCACTGCCTGGGGAAGAAGTCCTGCAGAACCTGGTCAACCGTTCCGCCGACCTCGAGAGCTACCACCAGTTCGTCGCGTTGACGACAACGACCGCAAAAGAGGACCTGAATGGAGCCACAACAGTGAATGAGCAGTACACAACCGCAGATGCGACGCTGTTCCCGGAAGAAAAGACCGGTTACGGAAAGCGGATAGACAAAAACAGCACCTATCCCGCAACCAAATCCGAGTACTATGTGACCCCTGAAGTGGGCTACGTCCGGACCGACGATGCCGATTGGACCGCTTATGCCACCCCAGATGTCCCGCTCGCAAGTCTGCAGGTCTACCCGCTGGAGACGTTCATTGAACTGAGCCAAATCATTGAAGCGTACGGCACCCTTGAACTGGATGGGGATGAGTATTTGCTGAGCTTTTCAGGCAGCGATGATGCGTTGAACAAAGAGCTCAATTATCTGTTCCAGACGTTGCCAACGGAACAGACCGATTACGAAATAGCTATCCATTTGGATGCCGAAAGCTTCTACCTGACCGATTTCCATTACCGTTCCACGGTCACGCATGCTGATCAGAAAAGCATTGTCACAACGGAGCTGACGGGCGAGTTCGACCTGTACGATCAAGCCAAAAAATTGAAGACGGTGCCTGCATTCGATTCAACGGATACTATCGCAGAGACAGCGGACTCTTCTTTTTGA